The Paraburkholderia sabiae genome includes a region encoding these proteins:
- a CDS encoding BON domain-containing protein, which translates to MKPISAHRLAFGGIVIALSINAWAQGGDPTSAPAASVLAASGASAPATGKKADRALRRKVYAAIGKNKEIKAGSISVTAKDGAVTLSGSVPDNNQIPKVAEIARGVPGVTSVTSKLVVQKPFGGQ; encoded by the coding sequence TTGAAACCAATCTCTGCACACAGGCTCGCTTTCGGCGGAATCGTCATTGCGCTTTCGATCAACGCCTGGGCACAAGGTGGCGATCCCACCAGCGCACCGGCCGCTTCCGTTTTGGCGGCATCGGGCGCGAGCGCGCCGGCCACCGGGAAAAAAGCGGATCGCGCGCTGCGGCGAAAAGTCTATGCCGCGATCGGGAAGAACAAGGAGATCAAAGCCGGAAGCATCAGTGTCACGGCGAAAGACGGCGCGGTCACGCTGAGTGGCTCGGTTCCGGATAACAACCAGATTCCGAAGGTCGCGGAGATCGCGAGAGGCGTTCCCGGCGTAACCTCGGTCACCAGCAAGCTCGTGGTCCAGAAACCGTTTGGCGGCCAATAG
- a CDS encoding DUF4148 domain-containing protein, with protein sequence MGFFLRFTSCVLFGTSCVASAYAQVSSGSTDPSAPRTRAQVVAELNEWFAAGFNPEEWAHYPDNAEAAALIVARRHGATGSATAVQQ encoded by the coding sequence ATGGGCTTCTTTCTCCGCTTCACCTCGTGTGTACTCTTCGGCACGTCCTGTGTGGCCTCCGCCTACGCGCAAGTCTCGTCGGGTTCGACCGATCCGTCAGCGCCGAGGACACGCGCTCAGGTGGTCGCCGAACTGAACGAGTGGTTCGCTGCCGGCTTTAACCCGGAAGAGTGGGCTCACTATCCGGACAATGCCGAAGCAGCCGCGCTCATCGTCGCACGACGGCATGGCGCCACTGGCAGTGCGACGGCCGTTCAGCAATAG
- a CDS encoding SulP family inorganic anion transporter, whose product MQSDRPIHEGGQAAVSAPRWLRWLPGLTMLRTYRGSYLPNDLTAGLVLTTMLVPVGIAYAEASGVPGVYGLYATIVPLLAYAVFGPSRILVLGPDSALAAPILAVVIAIAGSDPSRAIATASMMAIVSGLFCIVMGLLRLGFITELLSKPIRYGYMNGIALTVLISQLPKLFAISFDDRGPLRDLLSLVAAIAAGKANWYSFAVGAGSLVLILLLKRFEKVPGILIAVVLATLSVIAFDLDGVGVKVLGKIPQGLPSFALPWIGDIDFVRILLGGCAVALISFADTSVLSRTFAARSHTRVDPNQEMVGLGAANLAAGFFQGFPISSSSSRTPVAEAAGARTQMTGVVGALAVAVLLLAAPNLMRYLPNSALAAVVIAAALGLFEFADLRRIYRIQQWEFWLSVVCFAGVAVFGAIPGICIAIVIAVIEFLWDGWRPHYAILGRVEDLRGYHDIKRYPQATRIPGLLLFRWDAPLFFANAELFQECLLRAVDESSTAVRRIVVAAEPVTSIDVTSADMLRELIRILGERDIALHFAEMKDPVRDKLRRFEMLEIVGDQRFHPTVGSAVDDYVGEH is encoded by the coding sequence ATGCAATCCGATCGCCCCATTCACGAAGGTGGACAGGCTGCCGTCAGTGCGCCGCGATGGTTGCGCTGGCTGCCGGGCCTGACGATGCTCAGGACATATCGGGGCAGCTACCTACCCAACGATCTCACCGCCGGTCTGGTGCTGACGACGATGCTGGTGCCCGTCGGTATCGCTTATGCAGAGGCGTCGGGTGTTCCCGGCGTCTACGGCCTTTACGCGACGATCGTTCCGTTGCTGGCGTATGCCGTTTTCGGTCCGAGCCGGATTCTGGTGCTCGGTCCCGATTCCGCACTTGCTGCGCCGATTCTCGCCGTCGTGATCGCTATCGCGGGCAGCGACCCGTCGCGCGCGATAGCGACGGCCAGCATGATGGCGATCGTCTCCGGACTGTTCTGCATCGTGATGGGGCTCCTGCGGCTCGGCTTCATCACGGAACTGCTCTCCAAACCGATCCGGTACGGCTACATGAATGGCATTGCACTGACGGTTCTGATCAGCCAGTTGCCGAAACTCTTTGCCATTTCGTTCGACGATCGGGGACCGCTGCGCGATCTACTGTCGCTCGTAGCGGCTATCGCGGCAGGCAAAGCCAACTGGTACAGCTTCGCGGTGGGTGCAGGAAGCCTTGTGTTGATCCTGTTGCTCAAGCGCTTCGAGAAAGTACCCGGCATTCTGATCGCCGTAGTGCTCGCGACGCTGAGCGTCATTGCATTCGACCTGGACGGTGTGGGCGTCAAGGTGCTCGGCAAGATCCCGCAGGGTCTTCCATCGTTCGCATTGCCATGGATCGGCGACATCGATTTCGTCAGGATTCTGCTTGGCGGCTGCGCGGTCGCGCTGATCTCGTTCGCGGATACCAGCGTGTTGTCGCGTACCTTTGCGGCGCGTTCTCACACGCGCGTGGACCCCAATCAGGAGATGGTCGGATTAGGGGCGGCCAATCTGGCGGCCGGCTTTTTTCAGGGCTTTCCGATCAGCAGCAGTTCTTCGCGAACTCCTGTGGCCGAAGCGGCGGGCGCAAGAACGCAGATGACGGGCGTCGTCGGTGCGCTTGCGGTGGCGGTTCTTCTGCTCGCTGCACCGAATCTGATGCGGTATCTGCCCAATAGCGCGCTGGCCGCCGTCGTCATTGCGGCAGCGCTCGGCCTGTTCGAATTTGCCGACCTCAGACGTATCTATCGAATCCAGCAATGGGAGTTCTGGCTCTCCGTGGTCTGCTTCGCAGGCGTCGCCGTTTTCGGTGCGATTCCCGGAATTTGCATCGCAATCGTGATCGCGGTCATCGAGTTTCTCTGGGACGGCTGGCGTCCCCATTACGCGATTCTCGGACGTGTGGAAGATCTGCGCGGCTACCACGACATCAAGCGCTATCCGCAGGCCACGCGGATTCCTGGGCTGCTGCTGTTCCGCTGGGATGCGCCGTTGTTCTTTGCAAACGCCGAGCTTTTCCAGGAATGCCTGCTGCGAGCCGTCGACGAGTCGTCGACGGCCGTGCGCCGGATCGTCGTGGCCGCCGAACCGGTAACGAGTATCGACGTGACCTCGGCGGACATGTTGCGGGAACTGATTCGAATATTGGGCGAGCGCGATATCGCATTGCACTTCGCCGAAATGAAAGACCCGGTGCGCGACAAGCTCCGACGTTTCGAAATGCTGGAAATCGTTGGAGATCAGCGGTTCCATCCGACCGTGGGCAGTGCTGTCGACGATTACGTTGGCGAGCACTGA
- a CDS encoding monovalent cation:proton antiporter-2 (CPA2) family protein, whose translation MTKLLIDLVIFLASALIAVPLSVRLGFGAVLGYLVAGVFIGPWVLRLVTDIDAILHFSELGIVLMMFVIGLEMRVDELWSMRRTIFGYGTMQMTVCAAVLLAIFMMLGLPWRIALTGGLALALSSTAMVMSELQERKLMDMPTGRAGFGILLFQDMAAIPLIALLPLLGPSAITPAAEPGWLVALKALAMLGAVALVGRYLLHIVLRVITSIGVPEIFTAFALLWIAGIALLMESVHLSMSLGAFVAGVLLADSDYRHQVEVDMAPFKGLLLGLFFIAVGMSIDFGVMMREPVRVAILVVALVGIKVIALWFLADRFDVPASQRSYFAILLSQGGEFAFVVMAAAMTAHVIDQRQSSLVTLVVALSMVSTPLLLLVHRKLSPSFVSRELG comes from the coding sequence ATGACGAAGTTACTGATCGACCTGGTGATCTTTCTCGCTTCCGCGCTGATTGCCGTGCCGCTGTCAGTGCGCCTTGGCTTCGGCGCCGTTCTCGGCTATCTCGTCGCAGGCGTTTTCATCGGGCCATGGGTACTGAGGCTGGTGACCGACATCGATGCGATCCTGCATTTTTCCGAGTTGGGCATCGTGTTGATGATGTTCGTGATCGGACTGGAAATGCGGGTCGATGAGTTGTGGTCGATGCGCCGAACCATCTTCGGCTACGGCACGATGCAAATGACTGTCTGTGCCGCGGTCCTCCTGGCGATCTTCATGATGCTGGGGTTGCCCTGGCGCATCGCATTGACGGGCGGGCTCGCCCTTGCACTGTCGTCGACGGCGATGGTGATGTCCGAACTTCAGGAGCGCAAGTTGATGGACATGCCGACGGGGCGCGCCGGATTCGGCATTCTTCTGTTCCAGGACATGGCAGCGATCCCGCTGATCGCTCTGTTGCCGTTGCTCGGACCGTCGGCGATCACGCCTGCAGCCGAACCCGGATGGCTCGTGGCGTTGAAAGCGCTTGCCATGCTCGGTGCGGTGGCGCTGGTCGGCCGCTATCTGTTGCACATCGTGCTGCGCGTGATTACGAGCATCGGCGTGCCCGAGATATTCACCGCTTTCGCATTGCTCTGGATCGCAGGTATCGCCTTGCTCATGGAAAGCGTCCATCTGTCGATGTCTCTGGGCGCGTTTGTCGCGGGCGTCCTGCTCGCGGACTCGGATTATCGCCATCAGGTCGAAGTCGACATGGCGCCTTTCAAGGGCCTGTTGCTCGGCCTGTTCTTCATTGCAGTGGGCATGTCGATCGATTTCGGCGTGATGATGCGCGAGCCGGTTCGTGTCGCGATACTCGTCGTGGCGCTGGTCGGCATCAAGGTGATCGCGCTGTGGTTTCTCGCGGACAGATTCGATGTGCCTGCTTCGCAACGCTCGTACTTCGCCATTTTGCTGTCGCAAGGCGGCGAGTTCGCCTTTGTGGTGATGGCGGCTGCGATGACGGCCCACGTCATCGATCAGCGGCAGTCGTCGCTCGTGACACTCGTCGTCGCACTCTCGATGGTCTCGACGCCTTTGCTGCTGCTTGTGCATCGCAAACTCTCGCCATCGTTTGTCAGCCGTGAACTCGGGTAA
- a CDS encoding alpha-amylase family protein, translating to MIAGCSTMAQDVRVDGTVWQPDEKTANPSAHWDVLGADNLLIQWTAFDDMSLIDGTPLPAAPYRIDWQRIGQEPWAKNVILGLATYPSEPKARANVSKLVAQSLDIARTHVPLHVTGYYFPVEVDPTWTDVSAFAARLVALPRPLWITVYDQSNIGPVPLADWMQTWLPPDIGVFFQDGCGVYAREPRVARQYLDVLSERFGKERIRVIAEAFRPADATTFRPATPEELLPQLRAYNGYSVYLFDGPHYVPDTTIRQLAPGAAAAKGM from the coding sequence ATGATCGCAGGTTGCTCGACGATGGCGCAGGACGTGCGTGTCGACGGCACCGTATGGCAGCCGGACGAAAAGACAGCGAACCCATCGGCGCATTGGGATGTTCTCGGAGCCGACAATCTGCTCATCCAGTGGACAGCGTTCGACGATATGTCGCTGATCGACGGCACGCCGTTACCCGCGGCACCGTATCGCATCGACTGGCAGCGGATCGGTCAGGAACCGTGGGCGAAGAACGTGATACTGGGACTCGCCACGTATCCATCCGAACCCAAAGCGCGCGCCAATGTTTCGAAGCTGGTTGCGCAGTCGCTCGATATCGCGCGAACACATGTACCGTTGCACGTGACGGGATACTACTTCCCCGTCGAAGTGGATCCGACATGGACAGACGTATCGGCCTTTGCCGCGCGACTGGTGGCGTTGCCGAGGCCGCTCTGGATCACGGTATACGATCAGAGCAACATTGGCCCCGTGCCGCTTGCGGACTGGATGCAAACCTGGCTGCCTCCGGACATCGGCGTCTTCTTTCAGGACGGATGCGGCGTCTATGCGCGCGAACCGAGGGTTGCGCGCCAGTATCTCGATGTCCTGTCCGAGCGCTTCGGCAAGGAGCGCATCCGCGTGATCGCCGAGGCGTTTCGTCCGGCCGATGCAACCACGTTCCGTCCCGCTACCCCTGAAGAACTGCTTCCGCAACTACGCGCGTATAACGGCTATTCGGTCTATCTCTTCGATGGACCTCACTATGTTCCCGACACAACGATCCGGCAACTCGCGCCGGGCGCAGCCGCCGCGAAGGGAATGTAA
- a CDS encoding DsbA family oxidoreductase: MNFVDASAIRLDSKAAGEDRSLSIEIYFDFICPWCLIGKRNLETAMRRFAALRPDVRLNLVWRSRELLPSTPPEGRSYPAFYLDRLGSAEAVATKRAQVQRAGYDAGIEFAFDRIEVLPNTAAAHDLVAFSASRSQRAILIERLFVAYFIEGENIGDWQTLERLGLECGLERQGLADHLAQSRRLAGSAALRSLHVDHRVSGVPHFVFNGVYALSGAYSAEMMIEAMALAIPD, from the coding sequence ATGAACTTCGTTGACGCAAGCGCGATTCGACTCGACAGTAAGGCAGCAGGCGAGGATCGCTCGCTGTCGATCGAGATCTACTTCGATTTCATCTGTCCGTGGTGCCTGATCGGCAAACGCAATCTGGAGACGGCCATGCGCCGCTTTGCCGCGTTGCGTCCCGACGTGCGGCTCAATCTTGTGTGGCGTTCACGTGAGCTGCTTCCCTCTACACCTCCCGAAGGCAGGTCTTACCCGGCGTTCTATCTCGACCGTCTGGGTAGTGCCGAAGCGGTCGCCACGAAGCGCGCCCAAGTGCAGCGCGCGGGATACGACGCGGGCATCGAGTTCGCGTTTGACAGGATCGAAGTGCTGCCGAATACCGCCGCCGCGCACGATCTCGTTGCCTTTTCGGCCAGCCGGTCGCAACGCGCGATATTAATAGAGCGCCTGTTCGTCGCGTACTTCATCGAGGGCGAAAACATCGGCGACTGGCAGACCCTCGAGCGTCTCGGACTGGAGTGCGGTCTGGAGCGTCAGGGGTTAGCCGATCATCTTGCGCAATCGCGGCGCCTCGCCGGCTCTGCCGCGCTGCGGTCGCTGCACGTCGATCATCGTGTGAGTGGCGTTCCGCACTTTGTTTTCAACGGTGTGTACGCGCTCTCCGGCGCCTATTCCGCGGAAATGATGATCGAAGCGATGGCGCTGGCAATTCCAGACTGA
- a CDS encoding porin — MKKMFITGATTMISLAGAAHAQSSITLYGLIDAGLSYTNSQIAGTGGGHSNWELTSGAVQYSRWGLRGAEDLGAGLKAIFTLESGFNLNNGQYSSNNRIFNRQAYVGLTSRDYGTLTLGRQTDSMVDFVAPLSLTGTEFGGTRFAHPLDNDNLNDSFQINNSVKYQSPDFGGLKFGALYGFSNQAGSFTNNRAYSFGMSYRAGALNFGAGYLQLNSSARTPAELNTNGAVTDTTGASLQGALSPSAVPLGVLASSQKTFGLGVNYTFGPAVAGFVYSHSKLAQFFQTGLSGTFQNFEGNFRYALTPSIELAGAYTYSRAGGNGGGGVPHWNQVSTMADYHFSLRTDVYVQAVWQRVSPSGTSPLGVAWINGVSAPSSTTNQVQATVGLRHRF; from the coding sequence ATGAAAAAGATGTTCATAACCGGTGCGACGACGATGATCTCCCTGGCCGGCGCAGCCCATGCGCAAAGCAGTATCACGCTTTACGGGCTGATCGACGCCGGCCTCAGCTACACGAACAGTCAGATCGCGGGGACGGGCGGCGGACACAGCAACTGGGAACTGACCAGCGGCGCCGTCCAGTACAGCCGCTGGGGCCTTCGTGGCGCAGAGGACCTGGGTGCGGGATTGAAGGCCATCTTCACGCTGGAAAGCGGCTTTAACCTGAACAATGGCCAGTATTCGTCCAACAACCGGATCTTCAATCGTCAGGCCTATGTCGGCCTGACGAGCCGCGATTACGGTACGCTCACGCTGGGTCGCCAGACCGACAGCATGGTCGATTTCGTCGCGCCGCTCTCGTTGACGGGCACGGAATTCGGCGGCACGCGTTTCGCGCATCCGCTCGATAACGACAACCTGAACGACTCGTTCCAGATCAACAACTCGGTCAAGTATCAGAGCCCGGACTTCGGCGGCCTCAAGTTCGGCGCGCTGTACGGTTTTTCCAATCAGGCGGGCAGTTTCACGAACAATCGCGCCTACAGCTTCGGCATGTCGTATCGAGCGGGCGCGCTGAACTTCGGTGCCGGCTACCTTCAACTCAACAGTTCCGCACGCACGCCGGCCGAGCTGAATACGAACGGCGCCGTCACCGATACGACGGGCGCGTCGCTGCAGGGCGCATTGTCGCCGTCAGCCGTGCCTCTGGGCGTGCTGGCCAGCAGTCAGAAGACCTTTGGCCTCGGCGTGAACTACACGTTCGGCCCCGCTGTGGCGGGCTTCGTGTACTCGCACAGCAAGCTCGCCCAGTTCTTCCAGACCGGGCTCAGTGGAACGTTCCAGAACTTCGAGGGCAACTTCCGCTATGCGCTGACACCGTCGATCGAGCTTGCGGGCGCTTACACGTATTCGCGCGCCGGCGGAAACGGCGGCGGCGGCGTCCCTCACTGGAATCAGGTGAGTACGATGGCCGACTATCACTTCTCGCTGCGTACCGACGTCTACGTTCAAGCCGTGTGGCAACGCGTGAGCCCGAGCGGCACGTCGCCGTTGGGTGTCGCATGGATCAACGGTGTCAGCGCCCCCTCCTCCACAACCAACCAGGTTCAGGCGACGGTCGGCTTGAGACATCGCTTCTGA
- a CDS encoding porin, which produces MKSELKVTALASLLAIAGVAHAQSSVTLYGTIDSGLLWQNTAAANFLPVASKNPNLGHVVRFKDGGLYSSLWGLKGTEDIGGGYKINFRLQGSFDSGTGRFQLSDTPNAPALFNQIATVGVSGPFGKFDMGRQLAPMAYAFADTDVRNAWFFGSVLTAWLTMNQQSGWTANSTNGSIGALYDSNALVYNSPSFYGFSAALEYAPGGVAGHFQGGTRESAVLKYSNFGLNVAAVYYNGHDTSPFPYPTAGNPGATPIPATGVNNNRFVYFGAKYTWKGLSVSGSFSNGRNPSNPNGNLAAGIASGDFDMWTGGIGYRFSPTFELTSGIYYVKDEKHNQNQSTAYVLGADYNLSKTTALYAQGGYVANRGTMNQTLVYGQPVAVGKNTAAGMVGIRHAF; this is translated from the coding sequence ATGAAGTCGGAATTGAAAGTCACGGCGTTGGCATCGCTTCTCGCAATCGCTGGCGTCGCTCACGCGCAATCGTCCGTCACGCTCTACGGAACAATCGATTCGGGCTTGCTGTGGCAAAACACCGCGGCAGCAAACTTTCTGCCAGTCGCTTCGAAGAACCCGAACCTGGGGCATGTCGTCCGCTTCAAGGACGGTGGCCTTTATTCGAGCCTCTGGGGCCTGAAAGGCACGGAGGACATCGGCGGCGGCTACAAGATCAACTTCCGGCTGCAGGGTTCGTTCGATAGCGGCACAGGCAGATTCCAGCTAAGCGACACGCCTAACGCGCCGGCCCTCTTCAACCAGATCGCGACGGTTGGTGTCTCCGGACCGTTCGGCAAGTTCGACATGGGCCGCCAGCTCGCGCCGATGGCCTATGCATTCGCCGACACGGACGTGCGCAACGCGTGGTTCTTCGGCAGCGTGCTGACCGCGTGGCTCACCATGAACCAGCAGTCGGGCTGGACGGCCAACAGCACGAACGGCAGCATCGGCGCGCTCTATGACAGCAACGCGCTCGTGTATAACTCGCCGAGCTTTTATGGCTTCTCCGCAGCGCTCGAATATGCGCCGGGTGGCGTCGCCGGTCATTTCCAGGGCGGCACACGCGAGTCGGCGGTACTCAAGTATTCGAACTTCGGCCTGAACGTCGCGGCCGTCTATTACAACGGACACGACACCAGCCCGTTCCCGTATCCGACAGCGGGCAATCCCGGCGCGACGCCCATTCCTGCAACCGGCGTGAACAACAACCGCTTTGTATACTTTGGCGCGAAGTACACATGGAAGGGTCTCTCGGTGTCAGGCTCGTTCAGCAACGGCCGCAATCCGTCGAACCCGAACGGGAACCTCGCGGCGGGCATCGCCTCGGGTGACTTCGACATGTGGACGGGAGGCATCGGTTATCGCTTCTCTCCGACGTTCGAACTCACGTCGGGCATCTACTACGTTAAGGACGAGAAGCACAACCAGAACCAGTCGACGGCCTACGTGCTCGGCGCCGATTACAACCTGTCCAAGACGACGGCGCTGTATGCGCAGGGTGGTTATGTCGCGAATCGCGGCACGATGAACCAGACGCTCGTGTACGGGCAACCCGTCGCTGTCGGCAAGAACACCGCCGCAGGCATGGTGGGTATCCGCCACGCGTTCTGA
- a CDS encoding potassium channel family protein, with translation MAIRTTREALSRIFYQRCFWLFVVLLALIGAVSFVSASDSGRLVLNVVNMFLLIATVAAVGRTTLSFVIALLLAVPAMWFQYLGLWRDDDRSLAISWLFCAVLYGITVAYLLRYVFQPKIMTPDKLFGAAAAYLLIGVLWAYVYASIGFFYPQSYMIVGQPGRLVYADALYLSITVLTSTGFGDITPLTRQARGMCMVEQIVGSLFVAILIARLAGVYPPRESYTDGKS, from the coding sequence ATGGCCATCCGTACCACGCGCGAAGCGCTGTCCCGCATTTTTTATCAGCGCTGTTTCTGGCTGTTCGTCGTACTGCTCGCGCTTATCGGCGCGGTGTCGTTTGTTTCGGCGAGCGACAGCGGGCGACTCGTCCTGAACGTCGTCAATATGTTCCTTCTGATAGCGACTGTTGCGGCAGTCGGCCGTACGACGCTGTCGTTTGTGATCGCGCTGTTGCTTGCCGTTCCAGCCATGTGGTTTCAGTACCTCGGCTTGTGGCGCGACGACGACAGAAGCCTCGCGATATCCTGGCTGTTCTGTGCCGTCCTCTATGGCATCACGGTCGCGTATCTTCTCCGCTACGTCTTCCAGCCGAAGATAATGACGCCCGATAAGCTGTTCGGCGCTGCTGCGGCTTATCTGTTGATCGGCGTGCTGTGGGCGTACGTCTATGCGAGCATCGGATTCTTCTATCCGCAGTCGTATATGATCGTCGGGCAGCCGGGGCGGCTCGTTTATGCCGACGCGCTTTACCTGAGCATCACCGTTCTCACGAGCACAGGCTTCGGCGACATCACGCCGCTCACGCGTCAGGCGCGCGGCATGTGCATGGTGGAACAGATCGTCGGCAGCCTGTTCGTCGCGATCCTGATCGCCCGGCTCGCGGGCGTGTATCCGCCGCGTGAGAGCTATACCGACGGCAAATCCTGA
- a CDS encoding DUF2334 domain-containing protein: MKKLFAMAVLVCAICLAVTPRFSQAQTTTAKVLVLYDAPANDVYSKLGLAYAIMLRNLIGHFNATVDLAPVNNYTAGQLAPYTAVFYIGSYYGNNTPTAFLSDVAASTKTVVWFKYNIWNLAWDQTYNFTNKTGLTFSGLRGLGSTPSSSNPTPDFFDTVTYKNLNMVKYYAFDSTSGTVSADPDIGVTAIADPTKATTVVTIKDSQTAEVAPYVVKAGNFWYFADVPFSFIGPRDRYLVICDMLHDILQSGVATSHRALVRLEDVSAVTTVSSMKSLTDYLFSKRVPFSIATIPLYKDPLGAYNGGVPQTIHLAQATGLKQALNYALARGGKIVMHGYTHQYNSVPNTENAVSANDYEFWYKPQERPVDEDSTPWAAGRLSAGLLELSQNGYTPFAWEAPHYQSSPLAMKAVPPLFKKTYQRVVYYTSDTPNVNANVPNKDFEVGQFFPYIIKSDYYGQLVLPENLGNVEYNICSIDPFSCLTYTAQDILTNAQYGLTVRDGFASFFFHPFWLEPDLGQPGLADFKSIITGITGLGYTFVDPSTAQ; the protein is encoded by the coding sequence ATGAAAAAGCTTTTTGCGATGGCGGTACTCGTCTGTGCGATATGCCTCGCCGTCACGCCGCGCTTCTCGCAAGCGCAAACGACTACGGCAAAAGTACTCGTGCTTTACGATGCGCCTGCCAATGATGTTTATTCGAAGCTCGGTCTCGCATACGCGATCATGCTTCGCAATCTCATTGGCCACTTCAATGCCACTGTCGATCTCGCGCCCGTCAACAACTACACAGCCGGTCAGCTCGCGCCCTATACGGCTGTGTTCTATATCGGCAGTTATTACGGGAACAACACGCCGACTGCTTTTCTCTCCGACGTGGCCGCGAGCACCAAGACCGTCGTGTGGTTCAAGTACAACATCTGGAACCTCGCCTGGGACCAGACCTATAACTTCACCAACAAGACTGGCTTGACGTTCTCCGGTCTGCGAGGTTTAGGTTCGACGCCTTCATCGAGTAATCCGACACCCGACTTCTTCGACACCGTCACCTACAAGAACCTCAATATGGTGAAGTACTACGCGTTCGATTCGACGTCGGGCACGGTCAGCGCCGATCCCGACATCGGCGTCACCGCCATCGCCGATCCGACGAAGGCAACGACGGTCGTCACCATCAAGGACAGTCAGACCGCCGAAGTCGCACCTTATGTCGTGAAGGCGGGCAATTTCTGGTACTTCGCGGATGTGCCTTTCTCCTTTATCGGACCGCGCGACCGCTATCTCGTCATCTGCGACATGCTTCACGACATCTTGCAGAGCGGAGTAGCGACGAGCCATCGCGCGCTGGTCAGACTCGAGGACGTAAGCGCCGTCACCACGGTCAGTTCGATGAAGTCGCTGACGGACTATCTGTTCTCGAAGAGAGTGCCGTTCTCGATTGCAACGATCCCGCTGTACAAGGATCCGCTTGGCGCCTATAACGGCGGCGTGCCGCAAACCATCCACCTCGCGCAGGCGACAGGCCTGAAGCAGGCCTTGAACTATGCGCTGGCCAGAGGCGGCAAAATCGTGATGCACGGCTATACGCACCAGTACAACTCCGTTCCGAATACCGAAAACGCCGTCAGCGCGAACGATTACGAGTTCTGGTACAAGCCGCAAGAGCGACCCGTCGATGAAGATTCGACGCCTTGGGCCGCAGGTCGGTTGTCGGCGGGTTTGCTGGAACTCTCCCAGAACGGCTATACGCCTTTCGCGTGGGAAGCGCCGCATTACCAGTCGTCGCCACTGGCCATGAAAGCCGTTCCGCCGCTCTTCAAGAAGACGTATCAACGTGTCGTCTATTACACGTCGGATACGCCGAACGTCAACGCGAACGTGCCTAACAAGGACTTCGAGGTTGGTCAGTTCTTCCCGTACATCATCAAGAGCGACTACTACGGGCAATTGGTTTTGCCTGAAAACCTCGGGAACGTCGAATACAACATCTGCTCGATCGATCCGTTCTCGTGCCTGACGTACACGGCGCAGGATATCCTGACCAACGCTCAGTACGGATTGACCGTGCGCGACGGATTCGCGTCGTTCTTCTTCCATCCGTTCTGGCTCGAACCGGATCTTGGTCAGCCTGGATTGGCAGACTTCAAATCCATCATCACCGGAATCACTGGGCTCGGCTATACGTTTGTCGATCCCAGCACCGCGCAGTAA